The DNA window TAAACAACtaatagctgtgtgtgtgtgtcctcaggtaCGTTCTGTTACAGGATCAACGGAAGGTTGTTCCCAGCTTCTCTGGACCCTCAGGAGTCCTGTCCCGTGTGTAAGATGCCCAAAGCTGACCACCCCCACTCTGCAGCCGAGCCTGCTTTCATCAGGTGCTTAGCCCTATAGCTAATCCCACGTCTTAATCATTGCAAAGGTTTCCATCTTAAAAATGTTCAGTGAACAGAGAACACGCTCGGCTCATGTCCCTTTGGCTTGGTCTCGTATCGGGACGGAAGACATTTGAACTGGCGAAACCGTCACTCGAATGACAATCCGGTAGTGTGAATGGCTGGCTCGTTTTAGCGCTGCAGGCTGTGGGTGTTATGAATGTGTTGTCgttgtgtttgtgtcccagGGTGAGCATCCCTCGGTCCACCCTCCTGCCAGCCTACCAGTACAAGGCCCACCGGCGCTGCAGCTTCGACCCCTCAGACAGCCTTGGGTTGCCTTCAGTGAGTTGAACACAGCCGTGACTGAGACGAGCTATGCCAGGCTGTTCTGACTGAATTCAAGATATAGTACCAACAACGTTCCTCCGTTATCTGAGTCACGTGCGGTTAACCTGCTCAGGCCTACACTGCGACAACACTACAGTTATCAGATTTTCACTCACCACGTTGCCCAACTTAACGCTTTGATTTTTCAGCTATGTTTCATAGAGCTCGCCTGTTGGGACAAGCCCGTGACATGGTTTGTGGCATTGTTGTGTCCTTCCCACAGCACTGTCTCTCAGGCTGGTCGAACCCAGCCCCCAGCTCTCTGCCTCTGGCCAGCAGCCTGGACCTGCGGAGCTACCTGAGGAACACAGCGCCTCCCACTGGGCTGGCGTCAGCGCTGCCACAGCCTGGGAACCAGCAGGTGAGACGTTTTACATCAacctttagcagacgcttttatcggAAGCGACGTATGAATACGTCTGGTACTGTGGCAAACTTTACAAAATGTCTTCCCTCTGACCTTGTCTAACATGAATGGCCAGTCAGGGCTTGAAACCTTTTTTATAGGTCAAGCCTGAATGTACAGGATCACTGTGAAGAGATCAGGTCACCTTTAGCAAGCCTAGCTTTTATCAAGTCTTTTATCGTGTGAGCTTCATGTGCATCTTCTGAACCTCGTCCTCAGGAGGATCTCTCCGTGTCCAGAGTGTCTGGTAGCACACGCTCCGACCAGCTGTTGAACGTGTCTCGTCTGGCCCGCTACCATATCCAGCGTCTGCCTCCTGCTAACAAGCCAGCATGTTGCTCCTCCTATCCTGTGTTGTGAACACCCACTGGAAACACCATCAAGTAGTCTTTTGACATATATTAAATAGGCAGTCCCAAGTAAGTATTTGAAAGGGCTGAAAAGAAGTTTGGCACCAATTGGCCCTCCAATAAAAGCTGATGTAAACCAAGCAGTGTAAACCATTATTTTAACGTTTAACAGAACTTTTATTGATTACAAAATTGTACATCTGTGTTGTAGATTTTGctgttgaaaatgttttttgtttgttttgtactACTGAAATTGCTATCGAGTAAAACTAAGTGTTTTTAAAGTTGTGCTCttggacaggaagtgaagtgTTTTGCAATCTCTGAAACTCTCATATCCTACTTTCCGTTTCTTttcccttttttcccccccctgaCAATGTTTACGAACTGTACTTcagtgatatatatatatattttttttttacttccctCTTGAAGGACTCAAGAAAGCCAAGAGAGTCTGCTGTGCCTGTTTATGAGGTTAGGTCACACACTAATTTAGAGAGGAAATACATTATCTCACTGCATGTAGACCCACACCCAGAATTGTTTTCTCACTTCTTGACTTTGAAAGTCTCTACAACATTTTTGTTGTAATGGTGGAGTCATCATATCGTTTTGCAGTGCAATACATGATCTGACTTATCTTGAAAAATAGATTTTCTGTAACCATAACTGGATGTGTTGCGGATGTTAGTGGCTGTCTCGGGTCTTAAACAAAAAGGCCAAAGTTACACAGTCCAGACAGCTCAGTGACTGACAAGATCATTTGGTATCAATGCATAGGGGCCATGCAATGAGTCTTCCACTGTGAAACATACAGTTAAAGTAGACTTTCCATCAGAGCAATGCTGCAGCTCACTCTCTGGACTAGGGGGTTTGAGCTCATAGACGGTGAGTTTCCCATGACAGGGTGGCGAGGGTGCCTGCACCTTGTCCTAAAATTGTGGCAATGATTTACTTAAATAAGACTTGTTTTCCTGTTGTGTAAAGTAATGAGGGCGAACTGTGAAAATGAAACCGGATCTTCAAGTTTGCCAGCTCTTTCTGGGGACGAATAATATTTAGTTAACCACACGATTACAGTTAATCTAAATGACAGGtgtaggaggggggggttcCATTATTTTAAGGTCAAGTATATGCAGTGGGTGACAGGTGAATCTTCCCTAAAACGTGTTTATCGTGTTTTACATTAAACGTTTAAAGATGCACAAAATGCCCACCGTAGAAATGTCATTTTTTATTCACATAATATTTTGCCTTTATTCTGCCTACTGTTTCAGAGTGGTCTTTGAAATGACACTGTGGGAACCATCTAGACTGAAATGACTTTTACTAATAAGGCACGTGAAAGCAAATCAAGACAATGTTGTGTCATAGACCGCAAATGGAATGGTCCTCCTTTATTTTCCAACAGGCATGTAATGTATTTCACAGCGACATACAGTATCTGCGACCACTTGACAGCTCATTTGAGTAGTCAAATTTCTTTCAAGACTTTGTTTTCCGGTCAGATTGGATTAAAGCAATTGTTTGTCCATTTCTACTCCAGCTATGTGGAGGAAGCTGGAACTTTTCTGGTTTGACAAGCACAACAAACTAACACAGAGTAGGAGGTGCAATCAAGGAAATGCTCTAGTCTGAGAAGTGTGGGCTGCACTCTTACATTTTAGTTTTTGACTTCGGGCAATGATAATCTTAAATTATGAGAAGGACTACCTATTTGTTATTGGTGATCCGGCTGTCAATTGAAATTTACAAGGTAAGTGTTCCAGAATACCGAATTGGGGAAAGTCTGGAATAATTAATTAAAAACGTTGTCAATTGAACTTTGCTTGTTTGCGGTTTGAATGTATACATTCATATACATCACTACACGTTTTTTTCTACACGCAATTCTTCAAGCAAACGTTTTTATAGGTTCTGTCAAAATGACAACGCTGCTATTCACGCATTCTGACGAAACTGGGTCATAAGGTCTTCTTAGCTGTACCAGCAAGTGCACGACTGTCATAATATATTTAGTAGTTCGTGTCTGTGTAAAGGGGcttgggtgaccagacgtcctcttttacccggacatgtcctcttatCGAGActtaaaaaatgcgtccggcagggattccaaaattgtccgggaTATTGCCTCGTCGGAGGCacgtttgtgtttctctgggtctttcacaaactattacgcccttacaagttttggacaGGCCTCTTCCTGAAGTTCCACCTACTTGTgcgagctctgactgtagagagaactgtcattttgtTCAGATAGTGCggctctgactgtagagagaactgtcattttgtTCAGGCGGCAATACACGACCAGCAAGCTTGAACCCGAGCGACAAGCTTGTTCTTAAACGCAGCCAAGAACATGCAGTCTCAACCTGCAGTCTAGGAGAGGAAGCTGGGTGATAATTATCTTTCTTGGGCTTGGCAACACCTATTGTCCGACCACAATATTCACATTTCGGAAAGCTTGTAGCCCACTGTAAGTTTCTCGGAAACATCAGATCATCCAAACCACTTCCTCTCCTATTCTTACAAGCAGGTTGTGACAGTCAGCAAACATAGGCATATGTGTGGGTTTAGATGAGAACAGGGCAAGTGATGGACAAGCAGGGTCTTGATTCTTGCCAGAACACTTCTAATATAAAATGTTTGTGACAACACTTGATCAATCGTACATAATCGGTCACTGATCTGGCACACGTCTTTGCATGCAGGTGCACAGCCTACCATATGAACCCGGGCCTGGTGGATCTTGCAATAACACCAACACAGAATATGTCCCAGAGGGTTCTAATCTGTGCTGCAAGAAATGTCTTCCTGGTAAGAGCTGTTGGATTTAATAGGATGTCTGTTTTACACATTTCAACAGCCAGACTCCATGTGACTCCTtgctcccaccaccaccaccaccaccagcaataataataatatatatttaataaaaGTCAAAGAGTGACACACAACCATTGATGCTTAGTCTTGGATGTCAAGTGTATGGAATACAGTAGGTATGTAGAGTGTCTGCATTATAACAAGGGAAGGATGTGCCGATAAACGAAAAGGAAGAGACAGCCACACTGAGTTCCGACCATGAGAACGTATTCATTtcacagatgcttttatccaaagcttcATACAGAGCAGGAATTGATCCTGCCTTAGACCTGCAATCAGATTCTTTCCCACTAAGCTATACCCCCCCACTTAATGATGACGAAGCCTATAGGCCAGAGACCATGGCTGCATAACCTGTGTTCTTGGTACTGATCTCACTAAACTCTGGACAGGGACCCGATTCAGGAATCAATGCAGTGCCACAACAGAAACAGAATGTGAACAGTGTCCCCCAGCCCAGTACACAGAGACATATCATTTCGTCCGTAATTGCCACAGGTGTCCCAAGTGTGATAAAGGTGAGTAGATAACTACACCGTCGATTTGGGATGTTTGCCTGTGGTTCAATCAGTGTATACTTTccttgtatttgtttttaccCCAATATGGCTGTTTGTCAATCTAATCATGTTTAATCATCATAGTCATAGAGTGCATGTTGACTTCACACGAACGACAGTTCTTATGTGGCTAGTAAGAGCATCTATGTGTTCTGTTCAAAGACAAAGGCTTGCAGTATTTTCAGAAATGCTCCAAGACCACTCGGACTCGTTGTACATGCCTGCCTGGGATGTACTGCACAACTGCTTTTAAAAACCAATTCTGTGAAGCGTGCACAAGCTATGCATCCTGCGTGCCTGGCCATGGTGTCTCCAGAAACGGTAGGATAGTCTCACTCATATCTTCACGCTTCTGTTTTTTGTAGGATGTAGATCATGTCATTGTTAGATGTATTGTAATCTTTTAAGTATTACAATAagattattgtatttttttattacaaaacGTAATACTTTTTTTTAGCTGTGTAAGAGTAACTCCACTGTCACAAAGTCTTCAGGCCCCCCTGAGTCACTGAAAACATCAAAGACTTGGCACTCTCATCCGGTGCAACCAAACTGGTTAAAAAATGACACAATGCAACCTTTGCAATAAAAGGGGATATCCTGTCTACTTACTGACAACTTCCTGTGGCTTAGTCAAAATAATGAAGGTTTTTTATGAttaaaaagatgaaaaaaaCATCATTTATTTGCTTCGTAATAGTTATAATCCATGGAAGACTTCCCAGACAAACAGTATGTCCAAGGATTGGAATGTTCTCTCTGTTTCAGGATCTGCTGACTCGGATGTCGAGTGTGAACCATGCCCTGATGGGACCTTCTCTGACATGCTCTCCTACACCCAACCCTGCCAGAAACATATAGAGTGAGTAAGAcaacacccccaccaccacacacacatacacacacgcaaacacacacaaatgcaaacacacacacagacacaaatatacataacataaatgcattcaaacatttatttgtatttatttctatATCCAGTTGTAAGGCTCAAGGCAGTGTAATGCTACACCCCGGTAATGCTAcctcagacagtgtgtgtgatagatACAACCCTCAGACAACGATCCATCCAAAGACACCAACTGAACCTGAGACAACTACCCTACAGGCCACCACAGTAACACCAAACACAAACTCTACACAAAAGGAAACTAGCTGTAAACCAAAGACTACTGTTGCACCATCAGATGACGGATTGTCACACAAGGGGATAGGTCATTATCTGTGTAAGTGATCTGGGTTTTATTTTGTGAtagttgagtgtgtgtttttttgtaaaaGGATGTTCCTTAAATGACTATATTGCAATGAAGTTATTTTTACACTGACCACTTTGCTACTAATTCATTCTCTTTTTGCTAATGTTTTTtcttaattctttttttttcacagaTGTATTAGTATGGAGCTTTGCTGTTTTTGTGGTGCTGGTTATTATTGGGGTTTTGGTGTCATGCAAAATTAGACGAAGAGGTAAAGTGTTGCATATAAGATTGTTACTTGCTTGTCAAaaatgtttgaatgttttctGAAACATTTCTTCTCAGAGAAAGACATTCCGATATAAGCGACTGCACTGGCCAATATCATAAATTCAATACTTAAATAACTGAAATACTAAATACTTACTTCGTTTTAAAATACTTAAATTACGTTACTTACGTAAATTTATAGTATTCTACAATGTAGTCATCACTTTATAATCTAGCTCTGTAATGGCTCTTTttgatttattttcaatttattcTCTCTCAAATAATTTGCAGGTTATAAGCCCAACAACTCCAAAACAGATTCCAATGGAAATTTCGAAGAGGTGAGCTTAAAAGCATGtttttgttaatattacagttAGTTATTACAGTCGTACACAACTGTATGACACAAACATCTCACACAAACCCGCTTTTTCATTATTGTGCCTTCTtctgtctcaatctctctcttcagGTGAACGTCAAAGATCCCACGTTTATGTCTCTCACCTCCATATTCCCAGAACAGCAGTGTCTTCTCACAACAGGACACCACAGCAACAACATCAGTCAGGCACAACCTTCCCTTAACGGTTGCTCCGGCAACCAGGAAAACAAGCCCATGCCTCTTCATTCCACTACCCAGATGATTACATATCAGAcccagccctcccctcatccctccagcccccagtccccagtgagtccactgccctccagccccctggtgAACTTCAACATCACTCTCAATGTGGACATGGGGAATGGGTGCTGTTCCGCACCTTCCAGTCTGCCCACAGACTCTTTGCAAAATAACTTCACAAACCCACCTCTTCCTctggggaaggaagaggagtgTGTTAGCGTGGCGCAGCAGGAGGAAGGCAAGGAGGTGTTGATTGCAGTTCAGGAGAGTGAACATTCTTGAAGAAGCAAATGTTCTGTCATTTAATGTATATATTTCATGTACAAAGTGTATACATAGTCGTTGTTAGTGTAGTTTTAAATATGTGAAAATAGCTAGTTTACCTCTAGTCTACATATTTTCTTAATACTGCTATTGAGTGTTAAATCTTCCGATCAAATGCATCATCTTGGCTCATGAATAAGCCACTATCGCCCCCTCCTGGTTAAGGATTTACCAACGATGTATTCTCTTCACCAGAATTAAAATACGGTGTTGtaacataataaaacaaaaataattaacAAATGTAAAGAAATTGTATTATTTACATGACATGTCTGTGATGGTCAGAGGGGTAGATTATATGACACAGAAAGAGGAAGTAGTGAATAGCGGCGCTAGTGGACCGCTGTACAGGTGGTGGGTTGGTTTCTATCTGTGATCCGACACGACTTAGTCCCACACTGAAAGGGATcaggcagagagaagaggaagcgaAGGGATCCTGTACTCGCTATTGATGGGAAAACTGAGCTTAGGATAGGGTCACACTAAGGAACGGTGAGTGGAGTGTCCTATATGTTAGTTAACTGTATTTAAATGTCTTCCTGATTAGTTTGATATCCGGCATGGCACGCTGTTTTGAAACCAATGAAAGCATCTCTCTTCGCTATGTTCGATACTGTTTATTTTTACGTTAGCTAACAGTCTTGCTAGCGCTACTAGCTTGCAGTACTAGTAAAGAGACAGTCATCTGCTGCTATCTAGCCTGCCAACGTTAGCTAGCCAATTATACTCAGCTAGCTTCAGGCAGGTTTGGGGTTATGTAGATTAGCTAGAATAGCATtatgaatataaatattttCTGATGTTTAATTTTGATTTATAGTGTCAGTTTGTCTTAGAAACACCACTTGACATGTCACACATTTTCGTCAAAGACAGCGTTCGGAAAGAAGGACATTAGCAGTTCGAAATGCTGCGGTTGTCAGTCATTCCATCATAAATTAGGGCAGCTCTGGCTAAGGTTACTGTAGCCAGTCCTCCTGCCAGGTAAGCTAGTTCAGTCATGTAGCTTGCCACAGGACTAGGTCTAGGAAACCAAGTACTTTTTTCATGGGCATCACTGAACCTCTGAAAGTGAATCACTGACTGAGACTTGTCAATGATTGATTGCTTTGGAATAATTCTGACCACCTTCAAGATTTCACTGCAAGTTATTGACCTGTGCGTCTCATTTTATTCAGTTCCCAACAGAGAAACCAAAGAAGAGGATCAAACATTCTGCAGCAGGTGTTTTTGAACTTCCCTTCTGCGCCCTCTTTCATGTAAGAAGTGCTCTTGGCCCCGAGCACAGTAtagtaaagtataaagtatataGTAACTATAGTCAAGTATATCTGGCCTGCCTAGTGCAATTGGCCCCTGCCTACACTCTGCAGTTAAATGCAGCTCCACCCCAGTGCTTGCAAATGGCTTGCTGTCTGAAGGACGAGCTCCTGTGTTCCATCTGCCTGAGTATCTACCAGGATCCAGTCAGCTTCGGCTGCGAGCACTACTTCTGCCGCAAGTGCATCACCGAGCACTGGAGCAGGCAGGAGCCGCACGGGGCGCGAGACTGTCCGGAGTGCAGGAGGACCTTCCCCGACCCTCTGCTCTCCCCGAGCCTCAAGCTGTCCAACATCGTGGAGCGCTACTCCGCCTTCCCGCTGGACGCCATCCTGAATGCCCAGCGGAGCTCCTACCCCTGTAAGGACCACGAGAAGGTCAAGCTCTTCTGCCTGAGCGACAAGAGCCTGGTGTGCTTCTTCTGTGACGAGCCGGCGCTGCACGAGCAGCACCAAGTCACCACCATTGACGAGGCCTACGAGGAGATACAGGTCAGGTCAGGTTTTCAACACTGTTTTAGTCTGTCTCTGAGCTGTAGGCTAAACCATGTAAATGGTAAAATGGGAGTACAGTTTTTTTACTAATTAAAGGATTTTGCATGATTATGCATGACTAATAAACAACAACAGTGTGTAAACGAAAAGGGAACTTTGCTGTGAGTTCCTATTCAAGCTTGCACGCTAGGCACATTTGTTAGCTAGGTGTGGAAACAAATAGGCAAAGTGTTTTTTGTAGCAGCTGTGACAGAAACATTCCT is part of the Hypomesus transpacificus isolate Combined female chromosome 9, fHypTra1, whole genome shotgun sequence genome and encodes:
- the LOC124471439 gene encoding migration and invasion-inhibitory protein isoform X3; this encodes MSSAPSLMIETSQSHVGDGQAVYTGLLRDRGNSRTRGHVRSQVSRRSDARPVVYNQEQVWREMGRVTEQPPGWEQGTASDRRRMQPLLGYDWIAGLLDAESSLTERSEEFFSDLRTFRQVNRDQCVHSLHVGLLEDEVPPQHLSAEEEATEQTDTHQCTFCYRINGRLFPASLDPQESCPVCKMPKADHPHSAAEPAFIRVSIPRSTLLPAYQYKAHRRCSFDPSDSLGLPSHCLSGWSNPAPSSLPLASSLDLRSYLRNTAPPTGLASALPQPGNQQEDLSVSRVSGSTRSDQLLNVSRLARYHIQRLPPANKPACCSSYPVL
- the LOC124471439 gene encoding migration and invasion-inhibitory protein isoform X4; translation: MGRVTEQPPGWEQGTASDRRRMQPLLGYDWIAGLLDAESSLTERSEEFFSDLRTFRQVNRDQCVHSLHVGLLEDEVPPQHLSAEEEATEQTDTHQCTFCYRINGRLFPASLDPQESCPVCKMPKADHPHSAAEPAFIRVSIPRSTLLPAYQYKAHRRCSFDPSDSLGLPSHCLSGWSNPAPSSLPLASSLDLRSYLRNTAPPTGLASALPQPGNQQEDLSVSRVSGSTRSDQLLNVSRLARYHIQRLPPANKPACCSSYPVL
- the LOC124471437 gene encoding tumor necrosis factor receptor superfamily member 1B-like, which encodes MRRTTYLLLVIRLSIEIYKVHSLPYEPGPGGSCNNTNTEYVPEGSNLCCKKCLPGTRFRNQCSATTETECEQCPPAQYTETYHFVRNCHRCPKCDKDKGLQYFQKCSKTTRTRCTCLPGMYCTTAFKNQFCEACTSYASCVPGHGVSRNGSADSDVECEPCPDGTFSDMLSYTQPCQKHIDCKAQGSVMLHPGNATSDSVCDRYNPQTTIHPKTPTEPETTTLQATTVTPNTNSTQKETSCKPKTTVAPSDDGLSHKGIGHYLYVLVWSFAVFVVLVIIGVLVSCKIRRRGYKPNNSKTDSNGNFEEVNVKDPTFMSLTSIFPEQQCLLTTGHHSNNISQAQPSLNGCSGNQENKPMPLHSTTQMITYQTQPSPHPSSPQSPVSPLPSSPLVNFNITLNVDMGNGCCSAPSSLPTDSLQNNFTNPPLPLGKEEECVSVAQQEEGKEVLIAVQESEHS